From Microbacterium sp. CGR2:
CAGTGCGAAGGAATCGACGAACGAGCTCCGCGAGCCGTCGGTGATTCCCTGACCGTCGCGATTGGCGATGTGCAGGGCCTGACGGGTGGCGTTGTCCCAAGGATCGCCGCCGAACGCGCCCTGCAGCTGCGACATGATCGTCTGCATCATCGCCGGGTCGAACTGGAGGCCGTCCATGCCCTCGAGGGCACCTCGGAGCGCCTCCGGGTCGATGTCGCCACCGCCCTGATTGGAGAGCATCCGTCTCAGGAACTCCTGGAAGTCCTCGGGTGTCGGGTCGTTGTCTGCCATGTCGTCGCCCTCTCAGCACGCCTAAAGCCGTGGCATCTACGCTAGTCACAGGTTTCTGCGCGCGTCCCCCCAGCGAGCAGATCGCTGTACGCCGCTCGCGAACGACGGAGGATGCTGTGGATCGAACGCGGTCTGGAAAGCCCGGACTGGGTGTCTGGGCGCTGATCGTCGCGCTCGTCGCCCTCGTCGTGCTGACCTTCCTTCCCACGCCGTATGTGATCCAGCGTCCTGGGCCGGTCTACGACACCCTCGGCACCGCCACGGGCAAGGACGGCGAGGAGGTGCCGCTGATCAGCGTCGAGGGCACCCGGACCTACGAGACGGCGGGTGCGCTCGATCTCACCACCGTGCAGGTCGTCGGCAACCGCGAGCGCACGCCGAGCTGGCTGGAGCTGGCACTGGCGTGGACGGACTCCTCGCGCGCCGTGGTCCCGTTGGACTCGGTGTTCCCGGAGGGTGTCACGACGGAGCAGCGCGACGAACGGAACGCCATGCTGATGGTCGACTCCCAGCACGAGGCGACCGCGGCAGCGCTGAACGAGCTCGGCTACGACACGGGGGCGGAGGTCGTCGTGGTGGAGGCCGTCGAGGGGACGCCGTCCGACGGGCTTCTCGAGGCTGACGACGTGATCACGGCGATCGACGGAACGACCGTCACCTCGGCGACCCAGCTGCGCGAGGCGATCCAGGATGCCGAAAGAGACCCGGTCGCACTCACCGTGCTGCGTGACGGGGAGGAGCAGACCGTCGAGGTCGCACCGGAGAAGCACACCGAAGACGGCGTCACGACCTGGTTGATCGGCATCACGTTGCGCACGGACTACGACTTCGAGGTCGATGTGACCATCCAGCTCGACAACGTCGGCGGTCCGAGCGCCGGAATGATGTTCGCGCTCGGCATCGTCGACACGCTCACCGAGGGCGAGCTCAACGGCGGCGAGAACATCGCCGGCACCGGGACGATCGATGCCGCGGGGACAGTCGGGCCGATCGGCGGCATCCGCCAGAAGCTCTACGGCGCGCGCGACGCCGACGCCGAGTACTTCCTCGCTCCGGCGGCGAACTGCGACGAGGTCGTCGGCCATGTGCCGGACGGCCTCCAGGTGATCCGCACGGCGACGCTCGAGGAGTCGCTGGACGCGCTCGAGGTCATCGCCGACGGCGGGGACGTCGAGGCGCTGCCCGCGTGCGAGGTCCCGTCCTCCTAGTGCGGCCCCGGCGTGACCGCGTCGTGACCGGGATGACAGCCCCCGCACAGTGAGGCCCGCCTAGGATGGGAGGGTGACCTCGACATCTGCTCCGAACCCGGCCACGCCTCGAACCTCCCGACGCATTCTCGGCATCTCCCTGGTGATCATCGCCGCGTTGATCGCGACGTTCTTCGTGTTCGCCTCCCTGTACACCGAGTTCCTCTGGTTCGACCAAGTGGGCTTCACCGGTGTCCTCACCACCCAGTGGATCGCCTCGGCGGTGATGTTCGTGGTGGGCTTCCTCGGAATGGCTGTGCCGCTGTTCGTCGTCATCCAGCTGGCGTATCGACTGCGCCCGGTGTACGTGCGCCTCAGCTCGCAGCTGGACCGGTATCAGGAGGTCATCGAGCCACTGCGCCGTCTGGCCATGTGGGGGATGCCGATCTTCTTCGGCCTGTTCGCCGGCTTCGCCGCCGCGGGACAGTGGGAGACCGTCTGGCTCTGGCTCAACGGTGTCGCCACGAGCGCTGTCGACCCGCAGTTCGGCATCGACACCGGCTTCTACATGTTCGCGATGCCGTTCTACTCGGTTCTGCTCGCGTTCGTCTCAGCCGTCCTGCTGCTCTCGCTGCTGGTGACCGCCCTGGTGTCGTACCTCTACGGCTCGGTGCGTCTCGGCCAGGGCGAGCTGCGCATCTCGAAGCCGGCACGCATTCAGCTCGCCGTCCTCGCCGGCCTCTACCTGCTCGTGCAGGCGGCAAGCCTGTGGCTCGACCGCTACAAGACTCTCGTCGCCCCCGACGACCGCATCACGGGTGCCGCCTACACGGGCGTGAACGCGACGATCCCGGGTCTTGCGATCCTCGCCATCATCGCCGCCGTCGTGGCGATCCTCTTCTTCGTCACCGCGGTCATCGGACGCTGGCGTTTCCCGCTCGCGGCGACCGCCCTCCTGATCGTGGCCTCGCTCGTCGTGGGCGTCGGGTACCCCTGGGTGGTCACCACCTTCCAGGTGAAGCCGAACCAGAACGCTTATCAGGCCGAGTACTACCAGCGGAACATCGACGGGACGAAAGAGGCCTACGGCGTCGCGAACCTCGAGACCACCGCTTTCGAAGCGGAGACGGATGCCGCCGCCGGCCAGCTGCGGGAGGACGCCGCGACCACGGCATCGGTCCGCATCATGGACCCGCAGGTGATCCCGCCCACCGTGCGCCAGCTCGAGCAGTACCGCGGGTACTACCAGTTCCAGACCACGATGGACGTCGACCGCTACGAGATCGACGGCGAGATGCAGGACACGGTCGTGTCCGTGCGAGACCTCGACATGTCGGGGCTCGGCGACGGCGACAACTGGAACAACCGCGTGGCGGTCTACACCCACGGCTACGGACTCGTCGCGTCGGCGGGCAACCAGCGCACGAGCGACGGCGAGCCGGTCTTCCTCGAACGCGGCATCCCCTCGTCGGGATTCCTCACCGATCGGGAGAACTTCGAGCCGCGCGTGTACTTCGGCGAGTACTCGCCCGAGTACTCGATCGTCGGCGCGCCGGAGGGTTCCGAGCCGGCCGAGATCGACTACCCGCGCGGCAAGGACGGCTCCAGCGAGACGAAGACGACGTTCTCCGGCGATGGCGGCCCGAAGGTCGGCAACACCTTCACGAAGCTCCTTTATGCGCTGAAGTTCCAGTCGGAGCAGATCCTCTTCTCCAACCTCGTGAACGAGGAGTCTCAGATCCTCTACGACCGCGACCCGTTGACGCGCGTGCAGAAGGTCGCACCGTACCTCGAGCTCGACAGCGACCCGTACCCCAGCGTGGTCGACGGCCGCATCGTGTGGATCGTCGACGGCTACACCACGAGCGCGACGTATCCGTATTCGACGAGCGTGAGCCTGTCGGACGCGATCGCCGACTCGAACGTGCCGTCGCCGACGCTCGCGATCGACGACATCAACTACATCCGGAACTCGGTGAAGGCCACCGTCGACGCCTACGACGGTTCGGTCACCCTGTACGCGTGGGACGACGAGGATCCGATCCTCGAGACCTGGCAGAAGGTCTACCCGTCGACGGTGAAGCCGATCAGCGAGATGTCCGGCGAGCTGATGAGCCACGTGCGCTACCCGACCGACCTCTTCAAGGTGCAGCGCGATGTGCTCGGCATCTACCACGTCGACACGGCGGGCTCCTTCGCTCAGCAGGACAACCGCTGGCAGACGCCGAACGACCCGCGCAGCGAGTCGCAGCTGCAGCCGCCGTACTACCTGACGATGCAGATGCCCGGTCAGGAGACCCCGCGGTTCTCGATGTTCTCGACCTTCATCCCGGTATCGCAGGGCGCAGGAGGCAGCCGAGACGTCCTGATGGGCTATCTCGCGGTCGATTCGGATGCCGGTTCCGAAGCCGGAGTGAAATCGGATGGCTACGGTCAACTGCGCATGCTGGAGATCGACACCGACACCACGGTCCCCGGTCCGGGTCAGGTGCAGAACACCTACAACTCGGACACCGCCGTCGTGCCGCAGCTCAACCTTCTGCAACAGGGTGAGTCCGAGGTGATCTACGGAAACCTGCTGACGCTGCCCGTGGGTGGCGGTCTGCTCTACGTGCAGCCGGTGTACGTGCAGTCGTCTGAGGGTACGCAGCTGCCGCGTCTGCAGAAGGTGCTCGTCGCCTTCGGTGATCGCGTCGCCTTCGAGAACACCCTCACAGAAGCACTCGACACGCTCTTCGGTGGCGACTCCGGTGCGACCGGTGGTGACGAGACGGTCGAGCCGAGCGACCCGGAGGCACCCGCCGAGCCCGACCCCGACACCGGTGAGGTGCCGACCGAGCCGACAGAACCCACGAATGCCGAGGCGGCAGCGCTGGCCGCCGCCCAGCAGGCGCTGCTCGACCGGGAAGCCGCTCTCAAGGCCGGTGACCTGGAGGCGTTCGGCGAAGCCGACAAGCGCCTGACGGCCGCGGTCGAGCAGCTGCTCGAGCTGGAGTCCGCCGCGGGGGAGTAGGTCCTCGCACAGCATGAATGGGCGCCCCCGGTGGGGGCGCCCATTCATGCGTCCGGGCTCATCCGTCTGCGGCCAGTCCACCCGGTACTGGGAAACCCTGTGATCACCATCGCATTCCTGGGGTTGGTGACGGGAGGAGGGGAGCCTACTGTGACGTTATGGCGTCTTCCCGATCCCGCGTGCTCGACGCTGTGGCGGTCAGTCCCGACATCGTCTTCGGTGATGTCGCCGGCAACCTCGAGCGCCTGTCCGAGGCCTTCGCGCGCACGGGGGACGACGTCGCCCGATTGATCGTCGCACCCGAATTGGCGACGAGCGGGTATGTCTTCACGGACCGCGCTGAGGCGCTGCCGCTCGCGATGAGTCGTGACGACGAGAGGCTGAGAGAGCTGGGTCGGGGCCTGGGACACCGCTCCGTCGCCGTCTTCGGATTCGCCGAACGCGACGGCGACGCTCTCTTCAACACCGCGATGGTCCTCTCGCGCGACGGAGTCATCGCGACATATCGCAAGTCGCATCTCTGGGGTGCGGAGAAGCTCGTGTTCGATCCGGGCGAGAAGGCGGGCCTCGTCGTTGCCACGGAGGTCGGGCGACTCGCCGTCGCGATCTGCTACGACAACGAGTTCCCGGAGGTCCCGCGCGCCCTCGGCCTCGCCGGTGCCGACATCCTGGCGCTGCCGGTCAACTGGCCGATCGTTCCGCGACCGGCGGGGGAGCGTGCGCCGGAGACCATTCAGGCCATGGCGGCTGCTCGGTCCTCGCGTCTGCCCACCGTGATCGCCGACCGATCAGGGGTCGAGCGCGGCGTCGAGTGGACCGGCGGTACGGCTGTCATCGACGGAGAGGGATGGGTCGTGGCCGAAGCACACGACGGTATCGCCGCAGCGACCGTCGTCATCGAACCCGGCCATAAAGGTCTGGGACCCCACAACGATCTCTTCGCCGACCGGAGACCCGACCTCTATCTCGGCCCCGCATCCTGACCCGAACGGAATCCATGAACAACTCACGCGGCGATGCGCCGATGCCCGGTGTCGTACAGACCGAGGTCTCCGTACCGGCCACGGCGGGAATCGAGATCAAGTCGATCGATTGGGTGCCGCTGACCGAGCGAACCGGCAAGCCCTCGAGCCTGTTTTCCATCTGGTTCATGTCGAACGCGAACATCACCACCCTCGCGACCGGGATGGTGGGCGTCGCGATGGGCGCCAACTTCCTCGTCTCGGTGCTGGCGATCGTTCTCGGCGTGGGCGTGGGCACGGTCTTCACAGCGTTCCATTCCGCGCAGGGCCCGCAGCTGGGCTTGCCGCAGATGATCCAGTCGCGCGCACAGTTCGGGTACCGAGGCGTGGCGATCGTCTGTCTCGTGGTCGTTGCGAGCATCGTGGGGTTCAACATCTTCAACCAGCTGCTCGCCGGTCAGGTGCTCACTGCGACGACCGGCATCGACGCCGGTGCCTGGTGGTACATCCTGATCACAGGCCTCGCCCTCACTCTGGCCATCGTCGGCTATTACTGGATCCATCGGGTGCAGAAGTGGCTGACGTGGCTGTTCCTGGCGACCTTCGGCGTCTTCACCATCGTGGCGATGGTCGTTCTGCCGCTCGCCCCTGCTGACTGGTCGTTCGAGAACGTGAACTGGCCTGCGCTCCTGGTGCAATTCGCTGCCGCTGCGGCCTATGCCCTTGGCTGGGCGCCTTACGTGTCGGACTACTCGCGGTACCTTCCGCCCCAGACGAGTCCGCGCAAGGCGCTG
This genomic window contains:
- a CDS encoding PDZ domain-containing protein; translation: MDRTRSGKPGLGVWALIVALVALVVLTFLPTPYVIQRPGPVYDTLGTATGKDGEEVPLISVEGTRTYETAGALDLTTVQVVGNRERTPSWLELALAWTDSSRAVVPLDSVFPEGVTTEQRDERNAMLMVDSQHEATAAALNELGYDTGAEVVVVEAVEGTPSDGLLEADDVITAIDGTTVTSATQLREAIQDAERDPVALTVLRDGEEQTVEVAPEKHTEDGVTTWLIGITLRTDYDFEVDVTIQLDNVGGPSAGMMFALGIVDTLTEGELNGGENIAGTGTIDAAGTVGPIGGIRQKLYGARDADAEYFLAPAANCDEVVGHVPDGLQVIRTATLEESLDALEVIADGGDVEALPACEVPSS
- a CDS encoding nitrilase-related carbon-nitrogen hydrolase is translated as MASSRSRVLDAVAVSPDIVFGDVAGNLERLSEAFARTGDDVARLIVAPELATSGYVFTDRAEALPLAMSRDDERLRELGRGLGHRSVAVFGFAERDGDALFNTAMVLSRDGVIATYRKSHLWGAEKLVFDPGEKAGLVVATEVGRLAVAICYDNEFPEVPRALGLAGADILALPVNWPIVPRPAGERAPETIQAMAAARSSRLPTVIADRSGVERGVEWTGGTAVIDGEGWVVAEAHDGIAAATVVIEPGHKGLGPHNDLFADRRPDLYLGPAS
- a CDS encoding UPF0182 family protein; this encodes MTSTSAPNPATPRTSRRILGISLVIIAALIATFFVFASLYTEFLWFDQVGFTGVLTTQWIASAVMFVVGFLGMAVPLFVVIQLAYRLRPVYVRLSSQLDRYQEVIEPLRRLAMWGMPIFFGLFAGFAAAGQWETVWLWLNGVATSAVDPQFGIDTGFYMFAMPFYSVLLAFVSAVLLLSLLVTALVSYLYGSVRLGQGELRISKPARIQLAVLAGLYLLVQAASLWLDRYKTLVAPDDRITGAAYTGVNATIPGLAILAIIAAVVAILFFVTAVIGRWRFPLAATALLIVASLVVGVGYPWVVTTFQVKPNQNAYQAEYYQRNIDGTKEAYGVANLETTAFEAETDAAAGQLREDAATTASVRIMDPQVIPPTVRQLEQYRGYYQFQTTMDVDRYEIDGEMQDTVVSVRDLDMSGLGDGDNWNNRVAVYTHGYGLVASAGNQRTSDGEPVFLERGIPSSGFLTDRENFEPRVYFGEYSPEYSIVGAPEGSEPAEIDYPRGKDGSSETKTTFSGDGGPKVGNTFTKLLYALKFQSEQILFSNLVNEESQILYDRDPLTRVQKVAPYLELDSDPYPSVVDGRIVWIVDGYTTSATYPYSTSVSLSDAIADSNVPSPTLAIDDINYIRNSVKATVDAYDGSVTLYAWDDEDPILETWQKVYPSTVKPISEMSGELMSHVRYPTDLFKVQRDVLGIYHVDTAGSFAQQDNRWQTPNDPRSESQLQPPYYLTMQMPGQETPRFSMFSTFIPVSQGAGGSRDVLMGYLAVDSDAGSEAGVKSDGYGQLRMLEIDTDTTVPGPGQVQNTYNSDTAVVPQLNLLQQGESEVIYGNLLTLPVGGGLLYVQPVYVQSSEGTQLPRLQKVLVAFGDRVAFENTLTEALDTLFGGDSGATGGDETVEPSDPEAPAEPDPDTGEVPTEPTEPTNAEAAALAAAQQALLDREAALKAGDLEAFGEADKRLTAAVEQLLELESAAGE
- a CDS encoding cytosine permease, which encodes MNNSRGDAPMPGVVQTEVSVPATAGIEIKSIDWVPLTERTGKPSSLFSIWFMSNANITTLATGMVGVAMGANFLVSVLAIVLGVGVGTVFTAFHSAQGPQLGLPQMIQSRAQFGYRGVAIVCLVVVASIVGFNIFNQLLAGQVLTATTGIDAGAWWYILITGLALTLAIVGYYWIHRVQKWLTWLFLATFGVFTIVAMVVLPLAPADWSFENVNWPALLVQFAAAAAYALGWAPYVSDYSRYLPPQTSPRKALFYTATGVIVGAGWLMILGAFVASLFADADPVAALAAAADAIMPGLGVALLWSALPALITVITINIYAASIELITVADSFRSVRPTRLTRIVACTIIGLGGLLGAALSTGEFLDSFGSFLVVLLYVLVPWTSVNLVDYYLVRRGRYAIAEMFRPHGIYGAWGWRGLAAYAIGILAMIPFVVTTWFVGPIAAAIGGVDVALFVGLAASGVAYVLLARGLDLDAERRLARREADAAGVRSVSFSPS